GTCTCATCTGATGAATGAAGGACAGGATTATTTAAAATGTTCTTCATTTTTTTTTTTGCATTTTTTCAAAAAAGGGGTTGCATTTTTCAGAAATTAATCATAGACTGTATTATAACAAAATATAAATAACATAACTGTTATATAAAAGCGAGGAGGGGTATTTCATGGAACATACTAAAGAAACGTTCATATGTACAGAGTGCGGGAAACACATTGAAAAAAGCTTTATGCAGGAATGTGAACATTGCCTATCAAAAAGAAATGAATAAATTTTTTTGGTTATAATGTTATATAACAACTAATCATTTGGACTTCTGATTTATAACACAGTAATATTATTTTAGAGGGGGAATGAAAATTGAAGGAAGCGCGAATTGAAAAGTTGAAAAAAGAATGGAATGAAGATTTACGTTGGGTAGGTGTTGAACGTCCCTACAGCCCGGAAGATGTAATTCGCTTGCGTGGATCAATAGATAGGGAGCATTCCTTAGCCAAACTTGGAGCGCAAAAATTCTGGAAGCTGTTGAACAGAGAAACATATGTAAACGCTCTTGGTGCGCTGACAGGAAATCAGGCAGTACAACAGGTGAAGGCGGGATTGAAAGCTATATACTTAAGCGGGTGGCAGGTAGCGGCAGATGCAAACCAAGCAGGTCAAATGTATCCGGATCAGAGTTTATATCCAGTCGATAGTGTACCGAATGTGGTTAAACGCATAAACCAGGCGTTGGAACGGGCAGACCAAATTCATTTTGCGGAGGATAATAGTGATGTAGATTGGTTTGCTCCAATTGTAGCCGACGCGGAAGCTGGATTTGGCGGCCAATTAAATGTTTTTGAATTGATGAAGGCGATGATTGAAGCGGGAGCATCCGCCGTTCACTTTGAGGATCAGCTGTCATCAGAGAAAAAATGTGGACATCTTGGAGGCAAAGTGTTGCTGCCAACACAAACCGCTGTTAGAAATTTGATTGCTGCACGATTCGCTGCGGATGTGATGGGCACACCTACACTAATTATTGCACGCACAGACGCGAATGCTGCCAACCTAATCACTAGTGATGTGGATCCATATGATAAGCCATTTATTACTGGTGAAAGAACAACGGAAGGATTCTTTAAAACAAAAGCCGGTATCGACCAGGCGATTGCCCGCGGCCTAGCATATGCACCATATGCGGATCTGGTTTGGTGTGAAACATCAGAACCAAACTTGAAAGAAGCACAACAATTCGCTGATGCAATTCATGAAAAATTCCCTAATAAATTGTTGGCATATAATTGTTCCCCATCGTTCAATTGGAAAAGCAAGCTATCAGATGAAGAAATTGCAAGCTTTCAGGACGATTTAGGAAAAATGGGGTATAAATTCCAGTTCGTTACACTTGCCGGATTCCATGCACTCAATCACAGTATGTTTGAATTAGCCCGGAATTACAGCCAAAAAGGAATGGCTGCATACTCCATATTACAACAGGCTGAATTCACAAGTGAACAATATGGCTATAGCGCGACCCGTCATCAACGGGAGGTGGGAACAGGTTATTTTGATGAGGTGGCACAGGTTATTTCAGGAGGCACTTCATCAACCGTAGCATTGAAAGGATCAACTGAAACTGAACAATTTAACCGTTAGATTTTTTAAAAGCTTTTAAAGTGCAAAGGGGAAGCACAGGCCATTTAGTTGGCTTGTGCTTCCTTTTCGTCTTCGAAATTGTTGTAATACTTGGTAACCAAGTTAAAAATAGATACCAATTCGTATAAAATGATTAATTCAGGTGTAA
This Virgibacillus phasianinus DNA region includes the following protein-coding sequences:
- the aceA gene encoding isocitrate lyase, whose product is MKEARIEKLKKEWNEDLRWVGVERPYSPEDVIRLRGSIDREHSLAKLGAQKFWKLLNRETYVNALGALTGNQAVQQVKAGLKAIYLSGWQVAADANQAGQMYPDQSLYPVDSVPNVVKRINQALERADQIHFAEDNSDVDWFAPIVADAEAGFGGQLNVFELMKAMIEAGASAVHFEDQLSSEKKCGHLGGKVLLPTQTAVRNLIAARFAADVMGTPTLIIARTDANAANLITSDVDPYDKPFITGERTTEGFFKTKAGIDQAIARGLAYAPYADLVWCETSEPNLKEAQQFADAIHEKFPNKLLAYNCSPSFNWKSKLSDEEIASFQDDLGKMGYKFQFVTLAGFHALNHSMFELARNYSQKGMAAYSILQQAEFTSEQYGYSATRHQREVGTGYFDEVAQVISGGTSSTVALKGSTETEQFNR